DNA sequence from the Bubalus bubalis isolate 160015118507 breed Murrah chromosome 24, NDDB_SH_1, whole genome shotgun sequence genome:
aaaacaactgtcgttatagctgctgctgctgctgctaagtcgcttcagtcgtgtccaactctgcgcgaccccatagacggcagcccactaggctcctctgtccttgggattctccaggcaagaatattggagtgggttgccatttccttctccaatgcatgaaagagaaaagtgaaagtgaagtcactcagtcgtgcccgactcttagcgaccccatggactgcagcccaccaggctcctccatccatgggattttccaggcaagagtactggagtggggtgccatcgccttctccagagggCCTAAAAAAGAGGGATGGCACTGACCTGGGAAGTAGGACAGGGCCAGTGGGTCAAATACTTTTCTATTGGAGCTGGAAGCCAGTGGATTAATGGCAGGCAGGAAGGATACTTCTAGAAACAGCAGAATTAACATGTTGTTGAGGAATATGGAGCCACCAGAAGAACTGAGACTAGAATAAATTAAGGAGATTAAAGAATGGTTCCTTTCCAGGACTAGGACttaggagggaaaggggaggagtaTTACCCTCCATGATAAACACTCTGTGCTTATAATATGCGTTACTTTGATAAAAATTGAGAAACCATTACATTCAATGATAAATTAGTAGTACATAAACAGCCCTCTGACTAGATAGAAAGTCCCTGGGAGGGGGCGGGTGGCAGGGAGGGAAGCCCTAACTTGTCAGCCCTGTTCCTGGAGAGGGCTGTGGATGGGAGGAAAAGGCCCAGGCTTTGGAGGATTAGATGGGACATCACAACACAGCTCGTACACATCAGTTATTGTTTACTAGGCTCTTACTAAGGGACTGCCCCGCCCCCCACACTATCTAATTTAATCTTCCTATGAACTTTGAaaaatagtatatgtatatatgtatatattggctgtgccacacagcatgagggaatcttagctccctgaccagggatcaagctcgtgtcccttgcattgcgaggcaggttcttaaccactggaccaccagggaagtccctgaagcatggagtcttaaccactggaccgccagggaagtcccccaaaataGTATTATTGTCCctatttatagatgaagaaactgagacagagagatGACACAACTGACCCCAGGCCATGCGGACGGTAAGTGACACAGTTCAGGTGCTGGTGATCCCTCATCTGAGGCTTCCTTGGCCTCAGGCTTaggggcagggaggagcaggCTCCCATCTGCTTGGATGTCTGCCTGGAAACAGCCCCTCAGAGACCTGCAGGAGATCAGAGCTGAAAGCCCAAACCCTGGGGAGGGCAGAAATATTATCTTCATAGAACACAAGTCACTTGCCCCGCTCTAGCACCTACAGACTCTGATGGCCTCACGGGACTTCCTGGAGGTCTGTGGGCTGGGTGCAAGCTTCACAATTACAGGCACACCCAGTGTTCGCAGCTCCACCCTCGTCTGGTTCCTTTCAGGAGTCTTGCTTCAATGGCCCAATTCTTCACCCTatgccttcttccttctctcagcCAGAGAACTCCTTGTCAGCCAGTAAAcctcactgagcacctactgtttaCTGAGCAAGCCAACGAGggttccctggtgatccagtggttaagaatccaccttgcaatgcaaggaacaccagtttgatccctggttcaggaagatcccacaggccgtgggcaactgagcccatgtaccacaactcaTGAGCcagcactctggagcccatgagctacaagtactgagcccacaagccacagttAGTAAAGCCAgtgtgccctagagtctgtgctttgaaacaagagaagccaccgcaatgagaagcttgcgcaccacaactggagagtagcccttgttcgccaaaactagagaaagcccatgtgcatcaacaaagacccagcgaaaccaaaactaaaaaaaaaaaaaaaaagtaaataaaaagtgcCATAGAAAGCAGGGGTAGGGGCTGGGACATGcaggctggggtgaggggagagCAGTTTTAGCCCCCTCCCCCTGCACAATACCGTAGAGTAGCCAAAGACGTACTGAGAAGGTGACACTTGACCCATTTAGATAACGGGGAAGAGCCTTCTAGGCAGCTTCACAAACGGCACAAAGGCCTCCGGGCTCAGATTCTCCAGGGACAGCTTGGAGGCCTGGGTGGCAGGAGCAGAGGGAatgagggcaggaagggagggagggtcagATTGACGTGGCCTTGTCCACTTTGAGGACTTGGGCTGTGGGCGGCTGTCTCAGAGTTTAGAGTGGGGAATGGGTGAGATCAGATGTTTGACCCGGGCCCCTCTGGCTGCTCCTTGGCTAAGAACCCAAAGGAGGTGACGAAAGACAAGGCTGAGAGCAGGGAGACAACGGTGAAGGCGGGGGAAGAGTAATCAGATTCTAGgtctttctattttatcttttgtgtgtgtgtgtgtcgggggaggCATGCCAcagggcttgcaggatcttaattctctgaccagagatcaaagccgtgtccttggcagtgaaagcctggagtcttaaccactggaccgccaaggaatttccagtgtgttcttttatttcgaaatttttcagataagaaaagtcCCAAGAATAATATAGTGAACACCCGCAGATCTTTCATGTCttcaccacttaaaaaaaaaaaaagtcctttcatTAGATGCCTGAGCacgtaatgggcttccctggtggctcagaggtaaagaatttgcctgcaattcaggagacacaggttcgatccccgttTCGGGAGgatatcctggagaagaaaatgacaacccactccagtattcatacctgcgaaatcccatggacagaggaacctggtgggctacagtccatggggtggcaaagagtcagacacaactcagtgactaaacgaCAAAGAATAGGGTAgaatagaagaaaagaagagaagaatgatggaattccattttcAGAAGGGTATCTGGATACATCTTAAAAACTCAGAAGCTCTGAGTCCTCTTTGTTCCTGACTTAGGGGAAACATAATGACGCCATTCACCTTTTTGGTAATGGCCAATAActagaaaccttttttttttttttctcttcttttatgggCACCTGCGAAGAAATTTGCAAGATAGGcgtttctgctttctcattttgaAGTCGagttctttctgctttctcattttgaAGTCGAGTTCTTCTCAAATATCAGGCCAGGTGCTAAATATATAGAGGGAAATGGTGGCTCAGGAAAATGTTAAGCTATATTGGATAACCGGTTTGTTATAAAAATTTACAATGCAGGAACAGCGAGATGGAAGAGAGGAAAAGGGCAAGGTCTGGGGAAAGGGGGTCGGGGCTTCCAGGCCCCGCTCCCATCTCGCCCCATCGCTGCATGTTCATCAACCTGGAAGCCCCCTCActtcatattatttttccatatgtgctttatttttatcttccaaatttttaaattttctattgttattattgtgtgtgtgaaACTATTGAAGAGGAACTCGCTGAATTATGCACCATGATGCCTACATTCTTTAAACATGTTATTTCCTTCAAACTAGGAATATAGCCATAATATGCTTATCAAATTTAAGGAATTAATGTTAACTCAACAACATTATTATCTATTCTACAGTCTAATCAAATTTTGCCAGTTATCCCTTGGTGTCctttacagcattttttttttccggtTGACGATCCCATATTACATTTAGTCCTCAAGTCTCTACTCTTTTAAGTTCTGAAAGAGTGTCTCAGGCTTTCTTTGTTCTTCCTGCCACTGACCTTTTTGAAGAGTAAGGGCCAGTTGCTTTTGTAAAGTGCCCTTCAACTTGGATCTGCCTGATATTTCTCAGTGATTAGATTCAGGTTTTGCATTTGTTTGCTAGGACAGAAGTGACCCTTCTCAGTGCATCATATCTGGAGCCTTTTGTTGGGTTTGTCCCACTGGTAAGATAGTGTCTGTTAGTTTTTTCCACTgtaaagttgctgctgctgctgctgctaagccgcttcagtcgtgtccaactctgtgcaacccaatggatggcagcccaccaggctcccccgtccctgggattctccaggcaaagccactggagtgggttgccattttcttctccaatgcatgaaagtgaaaagtgaaagtgaagtcgctcagtcgtgtccgactctcagcgaccccatggactgcagccttccaggctcctccatccatgggttttccaggcgagagtactggagtggggtgccattgcctgtaaAGTTGCTACTTTCCCTTAATGAATACATAGCTTGTGGACTATAAATATATAGCTTTAACACTATAAAAATACCCTATGTGCATGCCACACCTCCCTGCTCCAGTTTCACCCAATGGTTTTAAACATTCATTCTTATCTGAATCCATTATTATTATGTTGGTTGTAAATTggtctttttatctttattatcattattttaaatatctatttatttggccacaccaggtcctagctgtggcaagcaggaATTTTTTTTAGTTACAATGTACAAATTCTTAGTTGTTCCCTGTGGTATCTTAGATCCCTcaccaggggctgaacccgtgccccctgcagtgggagctgggagtcttaaccactggaccgccaaggtccctcttgtctttttgatagtagtcattctgacaggtgcgAGGTGatactcattgtggttttgatttgcatttccttgatgattagcgctgttgaacatcttttcatgtgtctgttggccatctgtatgtcttctttgaaaaaattcctATTTGAGTCCTCTgcccatttctattctttttgatttttctttttcctcttcccatttttaaatcatatttttttgtcgttgttattgagttgcatgagttccttatgtattttggatattaactccttatcagatgcatgatttgcaaatattttctcccattctgtaggttgtcttttcgttttgttcatggtttcctttgtggAGAAGCTTTCTAGTTTGATGTAATcctgtttacttttgcttttaatgTCAAATCTAAAAAGTCATTGTCAACACCAATGTCAAGGAGATTatcatctgtattttcttctaggagttttatgatttcaagtcttacattcaagtctttaaattattttgagtttacttttgcatatggtgtgagaaagtagtccagtttgTCTCTTTTGTAAGTAGTatagttttcccaacaccatttaatGAGGAGGCTCTTTTCTCTATAGCATATTCTTGACTCATTTGTCATAGGTTAATTGACAGGTTAATTAATTGATagattaattaatcaattaagtgtgagtttgtttctgggctctctattctgtttcattggtctatgtgtctgtttttatgccagtgccatgctgttttgattactgtagcatgagatatagcttgaaatcagggAACAAGATAGTTCTTGGGGTTCATCGTATACTTTCCAGGCTCCAGCCCTGGGATCAGCCATTTTCCAAGGAGTCTGGTGGAAGAGGCGATCCACCTCAGCCCAGAGCATACTTGCACACTCTTGCCGTGTGTGCATATGtccgtgcatgctcagtctctaagttgtgtccacctctttgtgaccctatggtctgtagtccaccaggctcttctgcccatggaattctccaggcaagaatactggagggggttgccatttccttctccaggggatcttcctgacccagggaccgaaccctcatctgtattggcaggtacattcttttatcactgagccacctgttaAGCCCATACTCTTGCTGACATGCCAACAATTCATGGTCCTGGCCGTTCTACATCCAGGCAGTTTCTCAAGGTTGCGTTGACAGTGAGTAACGCTGAGGGATGAAGTAACGTCTCCCTTCAGGACAAACGGCAAGTTTGCTTACCACTTactcaaaaagaaggaaattctcgAAGCTCAGAGTTCCTTAGCTGTGGGGCAAGCCTCTCCATGTTCACCCCTGTGCAAATCAGGGGTGAGCAGAACTGAAGCAGACACAGTTCACCTGCTGTTTGCTGAGTGATGAGTGGTGggtttctgtttctctgactcAGGAGTCTCATGTCTTTGTCAGACTGACTCGTTAGCTTGTGAGTTGGATACAATCCCAGGCCCTGATATTGGCCTGTTTCAGTCACATGTCATGTACATGTATTATTACTTGTGCAACATaaaaatccctggaggaggaaatggcaacccactccagtattcttgcctgggaaatcccatggatggaggagcctctcgggctatagtccatgtggtcataaagagttggacacaactgggtaacTGAGCACAACATATATatcagttttgattttttaaaaaagaaaggcaaaaaaagaaaaaaataaagtcgtaTATATACCAAAAGTCAAAGCTTACAGATTAAAGGAAAGTGAGAAAACAGCAACCACCCAAAGAAGGAAATAGAGAACTCTGCTCATTCCTACCCAACAAAATTTGTTAATCCCTCTGTAGATATCTTTTCAGGGTCTTCCATGTAGATTCCCACATTTTTATTAGTCTTCTGCAAAAATAAGATCATAGCATAATGGGAGGGGGCTCAAGaatgaggggatatatgtatacttctagctgattcatgttgctgtacagcagaatgcAACGtgacattgtaaaacaattatcctccaattaaaatgaaaaaaggaggggggttccctggtggctcagtggtaaagaatccacttgccaatgcaggaggcacaggtttgatccctgatctgggaagatcccacatgctgtggaacaactaaagCCCATagaccacaactattgagcctgtgctctagagccccggaGGTgtagctactgagcccacgtgcagcagctACTAAAgcccgcgtgccctagagcccatgctccacaacaagagaagccaccgtagtGAGAAACTCAAGTACCACccactggagagtagcccccactcgctgcaactagagaaaagcctgtgcagcaacgaagacccagcgtagCTACAAgtgattaaataaatacaaagttttaaaaattaaaaaaaagatgatagcGTATTCAGTGCTTAATAACCACTTAGATTTAGTTGGGCAGTCCATCCCTGGGGCTGTTGCAGTGACCACTTCCCACTTCTTGAGAAGTCCTGAGCCTACCAGGAATTTCACGCAGCCTGCAAAGCCTCTCACTGCCCCTAGCCAGAGTCAAGGGCTTCCTCTCGCCCTGGTATTTCCTGGGAGCTCCTGGGGCAGAAGAAGTGCTAGCCTTGGGGGCACACCTAACAGCTTGGGGACCACAAAGGCAAAGGAAACCGCCTTCCgctcccatctcctcctccacaCCCCTTGGTTTTCAAGCACCCATCTCCACCATAGGGTGGTGCCATAGCGTCATCTGCTCTGACCCCTGTACCTGTTCCAGAGTCACCAGCTTGCCATCCCATTTTCCAGTGAAGATCCAGGAATCCCCATTCCAGAACCCGCCCACCATCCCCACCTGCTGCAGCTGAGACCCCAGAGCCCCTGTTATCACCTGGGACCCTGAAAAAGTGAGTGATGCCTCTCTCATCACACGGCAATGTAGGAGCGGGGCGGTTGGGGCAGGatgctgggtggggtgggtggagccAGGGGCCACTTCCTTTCCCCTTGGGGCCCCTGACAGCCAGTCTTGCCCCAGCTTCAGGAGGAGTTGGAGCAGCCTGGTCACAGCCCTGTGCCCTTTTCAAGTGAGCTGGTAAGCGGTGGGATGTGGTGGGGCAGGGGCCTCAGTGGACCTAGGAATGTGCCTCTGGTTTGAGAAGACCTTGCCAGATAATGGGAAAAAAGGATGAGGAGCCATCGGagctgcagggcagggcaggatgGGGCGGCAATGGCTAGAGCGCACCAAGGGGTCCTGAGGGATAGAGTTGATGGGGGTGCTGCCAGTGTCTTGTTATTTCTGACACTAGTGAAAGCAGGGGTGGAAAAAGCCGTTGAACCGCAGAGTTCGGCCCGGCAGTTGGCAGGGAagtgggcaggaggggagggcctGACTCGGTCCTCCCCCTGTCCCCAGATCCTTATGTGTTCTACTTCTCCAACTTCCCCACCCGCAGGTCCCAACTCCTGCTCATGCCCGTTGCTTTGGAAATgatcctgcttctcctcctcttcGGGAGCATGGGGGCAGAAAACCTGACTGAAGTGTCTCCAAGAAGCTCTCCTTTGTGGACATCTAAAGCCACAATAGCCTCTCTTTCTTCGGTCTCTGAGACCCTACCTTTCAACTTAGTGACAACCAGTCTTACAACAAACAAGGTCTCTAAGATGAGTGATAACCCTGAGCACCAGATCTTACCGCCTTCCTCGATTCCCTATATAGCCAATGTGGTGTCCTCTCCTGAAACTTCCCCCACTGCCAGCAGGGGCAGTCCTGTATCTGAGTCAACAATCTCCCAGGAAGATTCAATCAAGTCAATAAAGCCCATGGAAATCTCTGATGCCCCCAGCACAACTGGTGTCTCAGTAATGAAACCTACAGGATTCCCTACTATGACTAGTGAAACCATGGCAACTAGCCCTCTGGAGACCTCCAATGGGACCAGTGGAACTAGCCCTCTGGAGACCTCCAGTGCGACCAGCAAAGTCCTATTAACTATGGCAACTAACTCTCTGGAGATCTCTGGTGGGACCAGTAGACCTCCTGTCACCATGGCAACAAGCTCTCTGGAGACCGCCAGTGGGACCAGCAAAGTCCTGTTAACTATGGCAACTAGCTCTCTGGAGCTCTCTGGTGGGACCAGTAGACCTCCTGTCACCATGGCAACAAGCTCTCTGGAGACCGCCAGTGGGACCAGCAAAGTCCTGTTAACTATGGCAACTAGCTCTCTGGAGCTCTCTGGTGGGACCAGTAGACCTCCTGTCACCATGGCAACAAGCTCTCTGGAGACCTCCAGTGGGACCAGGGAACCCCTTGTCACCACGGCAACTAGCTCTGTGAAGACCATCAGTATGACCAGTGGATCCCCTGTCATCATGAAAACTAGCTCTCCTAAGACCTCCAAGGGGACCAGTGGACTCCTGAGCACCATGCCAGCTACCTCTCTCAAGACTCCCATGGGGACCAGTGGCTCCACTAGCCATGAAGTAACAACATTCAGCCCCAATACCTCCACAAACATAAGCAGGAGGGACAAACTAATTCCAGCTCAGGGGACAAAAGGCACCTTGCTGGTGGCTGTGCTTGTGGCCCTGCTGGTGGTCGTTGTCCTCGTGGCCTTAATCCTGTTGTGGCTCCGGCGGCAGAAGCGGAAGACAGGAGTCCTGACACTGGGCAGCAGTTGGAAACGCAATGGGGCGGTAGATGCCTGGGCTGGGGTCGCCCAGGTGCCTGATGAGGAGGCCATGACAGCCACAGAGGGAGCGTCTGGGGGGAACAACGACTCTGATGGCCCCCACAGGGAGGGGTCTGGCCAGCGACCCACACTCACCACTTTCTTTGGTAGACGGAAGTCTCGCCAGGGCTCCATGGCGCTGGAGGAGCTAAAGGCAGGGCCAGCCTCCAGCTTAAAGGGGGAAGAGGAGCCGCTGGTGTGCAACGAGGATGAGGGTGCAGAGGCCCCTACTTCTAATGGGCCAGAAGCGAGAGAGGTGAAGACCCCTTAATGCTCGAGAATCTCAAGACTGGAGTAGAACCATTCCCGCTTTTATCACCTTCCCTCCCATCATCACCAAGAGCTTGATATCCAACCTCCTCATCCATCACCCAGCATTTTCACCCAGCACTCTTTGGATTTTAACACAGCATCTTCACCCTTAATCTTCATTCAGCTTCTTAACCCTGGCTCTTCTAGCCAGCATCCACACCCAGCATCCACCCCCAGCACCTAGACCAGGGCCTACACCCACTGAACACTTGCAGATGGAACGAATGAAACTTCCTCATCAACACCTACTTCTCCCCATCACATTTTCTCCACATTTTGGTCCTTGAAACTAGCCGCTGAGTCTCTGGAAACGCCAGACTTCCTGGATTGGTGATTTCTCAGCAGATTCCCCACAGATATCAGAGTCTGggaagaaggaattggcaacccagcAAGCTCCCACTTCAGGATTACTCTGGAAAGTACATTTGGCCCCATGGATTAGATCATTTGTACCGGATTAGCCCATGAACTGCCTGTAACTCTGGGTGCCAGTGGTCTGTGCCAGGCCAGCCCAGAGCATGGGCTGGGTGGTGTCACCTCGGGGTGCTTTCAGTGTATCTATGATGGCTCCAGACCCCTAGACTGGCCCACGGTCCCAGCTGCCACACTCCCCCCACCTCTGGACGGAGGCGGCCAGAGGCTTCGGTTGTTTCTCCTCCCAAGAGCAGAGGTGAGAAGTTTCTGGGCAGGTGTAGTTCTTAGAAGTCTTGGTGTCTGCGTGGGTCCACTCATGCATGCGGTTTGTGTGCAGGAGGCGAGGACTTGGTGATGTTTGTGACGGACAGTGGGGAGTAGTACAGACAGTgtgagggagggggcaggaagggcTGCGGAGGCTGGGGAGATGCCACCCTGAGGAGGTGCTGAGAGGCACCCTTGTCTTTGCTCAGATGGGTGGAGGTGGAAGATTTAATTCTGTCTGTGGCCTGGCTTGCGAGAAAGACTGCATGTGTGACTGAGTGTCGTTCTTCAACTCAGCCTCAAAGTACCCTGTAACCCCTACCCCTatcccctcttcccctcccccacccctccagccacaccctcccccacttcccaccccccCACTCTTTCATCcatcatcccctcccctccccccatcaccCCGCCAATGCACACACTGAGTCCCAGGACTCGCTGATGCTGTTACCCGTTTAATTGTGAGAGAGGGAGCTGTGACAGGTCCCAGAATCAGGAGCATCCCTGTGGCTCTGggatggagaaaaggggacaagACCCAGCTGCACTATCTCTGAGACCATTCCAGGCCAGTGCCCTGGGCACCACGTGGACCCAGAGGCCGTTGGTATTTCCCCAGAACAAAGAGGATTTGCAAAGAGGAAGTTGTTGAGTTAAGAGGAGCAGTGACCAAGAGCAGACGTACTGACCTACAAAAGGAGAGGCCAAGAGACACCATGGTGGTGTGAGTGCCAGGTGGTTTGGATCAGAGGGGATGTGGGAGACAGGGAAAGGGCTGGGTCAGTCAGTTcatgggagggtgggggagagatggggagagaagtgGCAGAAAGTGGCCAGGGACCCACCCAGAATTGTGCCACCCACACCTGGGCAAGCGGGGGTGGAAATCTAAGTCTTCCCCACACTTGTCtgggtgccttttttttttttttggccatgccatgcaagcaggagggatcttagttccccaaccaagtatggaacccacaccctttgtcaaataaataaataaaaaataaaatatttaaaatactaattttgtCCTGAtggtaaaataacatttttcctcttttgcaaAATTGCCAGCACTCTCTAGTATCTTAAATAACAGAATTCTCTCACACACCCAACCATATATGGTGTCTTATTctttatcttatattttaaaacgCATGTTcctactttattttcaaaagcg
Encoded proteins:
- the SPN gene encoding leukosialin, coding for MPVALEMILLLLLFGSMGAENLTEVSPRSSPLWTSKATIASLSSVSETLPFNLVTTSLTTNKVSKMSDNPEHQILPPSSIPYIANVVSSPETSPTASRGSPVSESTISQEDSIKSIKPMEISDAPSTTGVSVMKPTGFPTMTSETMATSPLETSNGTSGTSPLETSSATSKVLLTMATNSLEISGGTSRPPVTMATSSLETASGTSKVLLTMATSSLELSGGTSRPPVTMATSSLETASGTSKVLLTMATSSLELSGGTSRPPVTMATSSLETSSGTREPLVTTATSSVKTISMTSGSPVIMKTSSPKTSKGTSGLLSTMPATSLKTPMGTSGSTSHEVTTFSPNTSTNISRRDKLIPAQGTKGTLLVAVLVALLVVVVLVALILLWLRRQKRKTGVLTLGSSWKRNGAVDAWAGVAQVPDEEAMTATEGASGGNNDSDGPHREGSGQRPTLTTFFGRRKSRQGSMALEELKAGPASSLKGEEEPLVCNEDEGAEAPTSNGPEAREVKTP